In one Melaminivora jejuensis genomic region, the following are encoded:
- the hemE gene encoding uroporphyrinogen decarboxylase, which yields MTTSSSSFAPLHNDTFLRACRRQATDYTPLWLMRQAGRYLPEYKATRARAGSFMGLATNVDYATEVTLQPLERFALDASILFSDILTVPDAMGLGLSFAEGEGPRFARTVRTEDDVARLAVPDMDKLRYVFDAVTSIRRALNGRVPLIGFSGSPWTLACYMVEGRGSDDYRQVKSLMYARPDLMHRILAVNADAVARYLNAQIDAGAQAVMVFDSWGGVLADGCFQTFSLQYTQRVLGQLKRTGADGQDVPRIVFTKGGGIWLEDMDTLDCEVLGLDWTANLGRARAVVGGQAGEPGKALQGNLDPNVLFAPPEAVAREARAVLDSFGKPHTDPATCGPTHIFNLGHGISQFTPPEHVTALVEAVHSHSRALRRG from the coding sequence ATGACTACCTCCAGCTCCTCCTTCGCTCCGCTGCACAACGACACCTTTTTGCGTGCCTGCCGCCGCCAGGCCACGGACTACACGCCACTGTGGCTGATGCGCCAGGCCGGGCGCTACCTGCCCGAGTACAAGGCCACGCGGGCGCGTGCCGGCAGCTTCATGGGGCTGGCAACCAATGTTGATTACGCCACCGAAGTCACACTCCAGCCCCTGGAGCGCTTCGCGCTGGATGCCTCCATCCTGTTTTCCGACATCCTGACGGTGCCCGACGCCATGGGCCTGGGCCTGTCGTTCGCCGAGGGTGAAGGCCCGCGCTTTGCCCGCACCGTGCGCACCGAGGATGACGTGGCGCGTCTCGCCGTGCCCGACATGGACAAGCTGCGCTACGTCTTCGACGCCGTGACCAGCATTCGCCGGGCGCTCAATGGCCGCGTGCCGCTGATCGGCTTTTCCGGCAGCCCCTGGACACTGGCGTGCTACATGGTCGAAGGCCGGGGCAGCGACGACTACCGCCAGGTCAAGAGCCTGATGTATGCGCGCCCGGATCTGATGCACCGCATCCTGGCCGTCAACGCCGACGCCGTGGCACGTTATCTGAACGCGCAGATCGACGCTGGCGCCCAGGCCGTTATGGTCTTCGACAGCTGGGGCGGCGTGCTGGCCGACGGGTGTTTCCAGACCTTCAGCCTGCAGTACACCCAGCGCGTGCTGGGCCAGCTCAAGCGCACCGGCGCCGACGGTCAGGACGTGCCGCGCATCGTCTTCACCAAGGGCGGCGGCATCTGGCTGGAAGACATGGACACGCTGGACTGCGAAGTGCTCGGCCTGGACTGGACGGCCAACCTGGGCCGCGCGCGCGCCGTCGTCGGCGGCCAGGCCGGCGAGCCGGGCAAGGCGCTGCAGGGCAACCTGGATCCGAACGTGCTGTTCGCCCCGCCCGAAGCAGTGGCCCGCGAAGCGCGCGCCGTGCTCGACAGCTTCGGCAAGCCGCACACCGACCCGGCGACCTGCGGCCCGACGCACATCTTCAACCTGGGCCACGGCATCAGCCAGTTCACCCCGCCCGAGCACGTCACGGCACTGGTCGAGGCCGTCCACAGCCATTCGCGCGCCCTGCGGCGCGGCTGA
- a CDS encoding peptidoglycan-binding protein has protein sequence MAASTLATLALGLPLPAQASPQPAGARLATELQASPQASAQAVAPLAQELRFKMQSPQVRELQVRLRQAKFLAVVDVEDRFGQLTREAVIKLQKAASLRPTGVVDAATWEALATRSRAPTQAELNNTDIGTWFVAPSEPAFMMELQHRLRQAGLYQGAVDGSFSDATRQAIAAWRSRIGLPASEVMDERSWTPLLRRTRLPRYADLFKEPPASSSTQELDPRCATGRVICISRQQKKMSFVDNGQIRFTREARFAMPGWESDEGEFRIWYMNHETVSKIFGERTPMPYAIFYDRNVAVHYSQDFADKGYAGGSHGCSQLRDYQVAKWLYEQVKVGDRVVVY, from the coding sequence GTGGCCGCTTCTACCCTGGCCACCTTGGCGCTGGGCCTGCCTCTGCCCGCCCAGGCCAGCCCACAGCCCGCCGGCGCACGCCTGGCTACCGAGCTGCAGGCCTCGCCCCAGGCGTCCGCCCAGGCCGTCGCCCCGCTGGCGCAGGAGCTGCGCTTCAAAATGCAGTCGCCCCAGGTGCGCGAATTGCAGGTGCGCCTGCGCCAGGCCAAGTTTCTGGCCGTGGTGGACGTGGAGGATCGCTTCGGCCAGCTCACGCGCGAGGCCGTGATCAAACTGCAAAAGGCCGCCAGCCTGCGCCCCACCGGCGTGGTCGATGCCGCCACCTGGGAGGCGCTGGCCACGCGCTCGCGCGCGCCGACCCAGGCCGAGCTGAACAACACCGACATCGGCACCTGGTTCGTCGCCCCCAGCGAGCCAGCTTTCATGATGGAGCTGCAGCACCGCCTGCGCCAGGCTGGCCTGTACCAGGGCGCGGTGGACGGCAGTTTCAGCGACGCCACGCGCCAGGCCATTGCCGCCTGGCGCTCGCGCATCGGCCTGCCGGCCAGCGAGGTCATGGACGAGCGCAGCTGGACGCCGCTCCTGCGCCGCACCCGGCTGCCGCGCTATGCCGATCTGTTCAAGGAGCCGCCGGCCAGCAGCAGCACCCAGGAGCTTGACCCGCGCTGTGCCACGGGGCGGGTGATCTGCATCTCGCGCCAGCAGAAAAAAATGTCCTTCGTGGACAACGGCCAGATCCGCTTCACGCGCGAGGCACGCTTTGCCATGCCGGGCTGGGAAAGCGACGAGGGCGAGTTCCGCATCTGGTACATGAACCACGAGACGGTCTCGAAGATCTTCGGCGAGCGCACGCCCATGCCGTATGCCATCTTCTACGACCGCAACGTCGCCGTGCATTACTCGCAGGACTTTGCCGACAAGGGCTATGCCGGCGGCTCGCACGGCTGCAGCCAGCTGCGCGACTACCAGGTTGCCAAGTGGCTGTACGAGCAGGTCAAGGTGGGCGATCGGGTCGTCGTCTATTGA
- a CDS encoding transglutaminase-like domain-containing protein: MDQPRPQHLQATPAIDCDHPAVRDFARQHAQGRDARAQAVALYLAVRDGFRYDPYRIELSVRGLSASQVLANGYGWCVPKAVLLAAAARAAGIPARLGFADVRNHLSTERMRRAMQTDVFHWHGYTELWLDGQWVKATPAFNLELCQRFGLLALEFDGVSDSIYHPYDAAGQRHMEYVHQRGSFDDLPLADIVQDFVRLYPGLMDAADAAQLATADFTAEVRQETQKEKEKAQP; this comes from the coding sequence ATGGATCAGCCGCGCCCCCAGCACCTGCAGGCCACACCGGCCATCGATTGCGACCATCCCGCCGTGCGCGATTTCGCGCGGCAGCACGCCCAGGGCCGGGATGCCCGGGCGCAGGCCGTGGCGCTGTACCTGGCCGTGCGCGACGGCTTTCGCTACGACCCCTACCGCATCGAGCTGTCGGTGCGTGGCCTGTCGGCCAGCCAGGTGCTGGCCAATGGCTACGGCTGGTGCGTGCCCAAGGCCGTGCTGCTGGCGGCCGCCGCCCGTGCTGCCGGTATCCCGGCGCGGCTGGGCTTTGCCGACGTGCGCAACCACCTGAGCACCGAGCGTATGCGCCGTGCCATGCAGACCGATGTCTTCCACTGGCATGGCTACACCGAGTTGTGGCTGGACGGGCAATGGGTCAAGGCCACGCCAGCCTTCAACCTGGAGCTGTGCCAGCGCTTTGGCCTGCTGGCGCTGGAGTTCGACGGCGTCAGCGACTCGATCTACCACCCCTACGACGCCGCTGGCCAGCGCCACATGGAGTACGTCCACCAGCGCGGCAGCTTCGATGATCTGCCGCTGGCTGACATCGTGCAGGACTTTGTCCGGCTCTACCCCGGCCTGATGGATGCCGCAGACGCCGCGCAACTGGCGACAGCGGACTTCACCGCCGAGGTGCGCCAGGAGACACAGAAAGAGAAAGAGAAAGCCCAGCCATGA
- a CDS encoding PaaI family thioesterase, producing MSPQPAPTDAPMPPPGFELLQAGGPFMQVNGPLYARRDGAAVRFGLRVEQRHCNPMGILHGGMMASFCDMLLPMAVLGQPGPVKGHFLPTISLQIDYLAPSPLGCWLEGTGELLRATRSLVFAQGLVSADGTPCARVSGVFKIGPPLPDNFTG from the coding sequence ATGAGCCCGCAACCCGCGCCCACCGATGCACCAATGCCGCCGCCCGGCTTTGAGCTCCTGCAGGCCGGCGGCCCCTTCATGCAGGTCAACGGCCCGCTGTACGCGCGCCGCGATGGCGCTGCGGTGCGCTTTGGCCTGCGCGTCGAGCAGCGCCACTGCAATCCCATGGGCATCCTGCATGGCGGCATGATGGCCAGCTTTTGCGACATGCTGCTGCCCATGGCGGTGCTGGGCCAGCCGGGGCCGGTCAAGGGGCATTTCCTGCCCACCATCAGCCTGCAGATCGACTACCTGGCGCCCTCGCCGCTGGGCTGCTGGCTGGAGGGCACGGGCGAGTTGCTGCGCGCCACGCGCTCCCTGGTGTTCGCCCAAGGCCTGGTGAGCGCCGATGGCACGCCCTGCGCGCGCGTGAGCGGCGTATTCAAGATCGGCCCGCCACTGCCGGACAATTTCACTGGTTGA
- a CDS encoding creatininase family protein, whose protein sequence is MPQPPSSPPLPPSTSPCSSYSSRFWAELSTREFAAAREAGLAARTVAVLPVTAIEQHGPHLPLNVDALLLQGVLDAALAQLPQSLPVLVLPPQDIGLSTEHLSYPGTLTLAPATLLALWTELGACVARAGVKKLLLLNGHGGNVAPMDIAARELRQRCGLLTYSASWFSLPLPDAVQQRFSAQEHRFGIHGGEIETSMMLHLAPQLVRMECAQHWRSSSQDRVERYAILGNGRSAKMGWAIEDYHPAGAVGNAAGATADAGRAVVEAAGQALAKLLQELGDLPPLALETG, encoded by the coding sequence ATGCCGCAGCCTCCCTCGTCGCCTCCTCTCCCGCCCTCCACGTCGCCCTGCTCCAGCTACTCCAGCCGCTTCTGGGCGGAGCTCTCCACGCGCGAGTTCGCCGCTGCGCGCGAGGCGGGCCTGGCCGCGCGCACCGTGGCCGTGCTGCCGGTGACGGCCATCGAGCAGCACGGCCCGCACCTGCCGCTGAATGTGGATGCGCTGCTGCTGCAGGGCGTGCTGGATGCGGCCCTGGCGCAGCTGCCGCAGTCGTTGCCAGTGCTGGTGCTGCCGCCGCAGGACATCGGCCTGTCCACCGAGCACCTGTCGTATCCCGGCACGCTGACGCTGGCGCCGGCGACGCTGCTGGCGCTGTGGACGGAATTGGGCGCGTGCGTGGCGCGCGCCGGGGTGAAAAAGCTCTTGCTGCTGAACGGCCACGGCGGCAACGTCGCGCCCATGGACATTGCCGCACGCGAGCTGCGCCAGCGCTGCGGCCTGCTGACCTACAGCGCCAGCTGGTTCAGCCTGCCGCTGCCGGACGCCGTGCAGCAGCGGTTTTCGGCGCAGGAGCACCGCTTCGGCATCCACGGCGGCGAGATCGAGACGTCCATGATGCTGCATCTGGCGCCGCAGCTGGTGCGCATGGAGTGCGCGCAGCACTGGCGCTCGTCATCGCAGGATCGGGTCGAGCGCTACGCCATCCTGGGCAATGGCCGCAGCGCCAAGATGGGCTGGGCCATCGAGGACTACCACCCGGCAGGCGCCGTGGGCAATGCTGCCGGGGCAACGGCGGACGCGGGCCGCGCCGTGGTCGAGGCCGCCGGGCAGGCGTTGGCGAAGCTGCTGCAGGAGCTGGGGGATTTGCCTCCCCTCGCACTGGAAACAGGCTGA
- a CDS encoding threonine dehydratase, whose translation MSTPAAPRLPTLAEIEAAARLVYGQFQATPQYRWGLLEQRLGTECWLKHENHNPVGAFKIRGGLAYFDALARSGQLPREVISATRGNHGQSIAWAARGRGVACTIVVPLGNSLEKNAAMRALGAQLVEHGEDFQEAREHALQLARERGAHMVPSYHHDLVCGVATYWLELLRAAPHLDVLYVPIGLGSGACAAVAAKLALGHPARIVGVVSRHATTYADSLAAGHVVASAVSTQLADGMAVRVADAAALAVLAQHLERIVQVSDDEVAAAMRALFADTHNVAEGAGAAALAGALQERQQLAGQAVGLALTGGNVDAGVFARVLLGGCQAGQ comes from the coding sequence GTGAGCACGCCTGCCGCACCCCGCCTGCCCACCCTGGCCGAGATCGAGGCCGCCGCGCGCCTGGTGTACGGCCAGTTCCAGGCCACGCCGCAATACCGCTGGGGCTTGCTGGAGCAGCGCCTGGGCACCGAGTGCTGGCTCAAGCACGAGAACCACAACCCCGTGGGCGCCTTCAAGATACGCGGCGGGCTGGCCTACTTCGACGCCCTGGCGCGCAGCGGCCAATTGCCGCGCGAAGTCATCAGCGCCACGCGCGGCAACCACGGCCAGAGCATCGCCTGGGCGGCGCGCGGGCGCGGCGTGGCCTGCACCATCGTCGTGCCGCTGGGCAATTCGCTGGAAAAGAACGCCGCCATGCGCGCCCTGGGCGCGCAGCTGGTCGAGCACGGCGAGGACTTCCAGGAAGCGCGCGAGCACGCGCTGCAACTGGCCCGCGAACGCGGCGCGCACATGGTGCCCAGCTACCACCATGACCTGGTGTGCGGCGTGGCCACCTACTGGCTGGAGCTGCTGCGCGCCGCCCCGCACCTGGATGTGCTCTATGTGCCCATCGGCCTGGGTTCGGGCGCCTGCGCGGCGGTGGCTGCCAAGCTGGCACTGGGGCACCCGGCGCGCATCGTCGGCGTGGTCAGCCGCCATGCCACGACCTACGCCGACTCGCTGGCTGCCGGCCATGTCGTGGCGTCTGCCGTCAGCACGCAACTGGCCGACGGCATGGCCGTGCGCGTGGCCGACGCGGCTGCGCTGGCCGTGCTGGCGCAACACCTGGAGCGCATCGTGCAGGTGAGCGACGACGAGGTCGCCGCCGCCATGCGCGCGCTGTTTGCCGACACGCACAACGTGGCCGAGGGCGCCGGCGCCGCCGCCCTGGCTGGCGCCTTGCAGGAGCGCCAGCAACTGGCCGGGCAGGCCGTGGGGCTGGCGCTGACTGGCGGCAATGTCGATGCCGGGGTGTTCGCCCGCGTGTTGCTGGGGGGCTGCCAGGCAGGGCAATAG
- a CDS encoding PhzF family phenazine biosynthesis protein produces the protein MRQRPFSQVDVFTATPYLGNPLAVVLDGEGLTDTQMQQFTDWTNLSEATFVLPPTEAGRAAGADYRVRIFSPGRELPFAGHPTLGTCHAWLAAGGVPQAQAHIVQECGVGLVRLRRDGPRLAFAAPPLIRSGPLPEDEVQRIARGLGLARSDIVRHAWCDNGPRWRGVLLASAEQVLALQPDAAMLAGLDVGVAGARGKVGVIGAQAPGTGTGTGTGTDADTDMDTHFEVRAFFSTGAGVLEDPVTGSLNAALAQWLIGAGLAPPRYVAAQGAALGRAGRVHVEQAPDGQIWIGGHTVACVRGEVLL, from the coding sequence ATGCGCCAGCGCCCCTTCAGCCAAGTCGATGTCTTCACCGCCACGCCCTACCTCGGCAACCCGCTGGCCGTGGTGCTGGACGGCGAGGGGCTGACCGACACGCAGATGCAGCAGTTCACCGACTGGACGAATCTGTCCGAGGCCACCTTCGTGCTGCCGCCCACCGAGGCGGGCCGCGCCGCCGGGGCCGACTACCGGGTGCGCATCTTCAGCCCCGGGCGCGAGCTGCCCTTTGCCGGCCACCCGACGCTGGGCACCTGCCACGCCTGGCTGGCCGCCGGGGGCGTGCCGCAGGCACAAGCGCACATCGTGCAGGAGTGCGGCGTCGGCCTGGTGCGCCTGCGCCGCGACGGCCCGCGCCTGGCCTTTGCCGCCCCGCCCCTGATCAGGAGTGGCCCGCTGCCCGAGGACGAGGTGCAGCGCATCGCACGCGGCCTGGGCCTGGCGCGCAGCGACATCGTGCGCCACGCCTGGTGCGACAACGGCCCGCGCTGGCGCGGCGTGCTGCTGGCCTCGGCCGAGCAGGTGCTGGCCCTGCAGCCCGACGCCGCCATGCTGGCCGGGCTGGACGTGGGCGTGGCCGGAGCGCGCGGCAAGGTCGGCGTCATCGGCGCGCAGGCGCCGGGCACGGGCACGGGCACGGGCACGGGCACAGATGCGGATACGGATATGGACACGCATTTCGAGGTGCGGGCGTTCTTCAGCACCGGCGCCGGGGTGCTCGAAGACCCGGTCACCGGCAGTCTGAACGCGGCCCTGGCGCAGTGGCTGATCGGCGCCGGCCTGGCGCCGCCGCGCTACGTGGCGGCGCAGGGCGCGGCGCTGGGCCGCGCCGGGCGCGTCCACGTCGAGCAGGCGCCGGACGGGCAGATCTGGATCGGCGGGCACACGGTGGCCTGCGTGCGCGGCGAGGTGCTGCTGTGA
- a CDS encoding PLP-dependent aminotransferase family protein, translating to MTNWTLAQRAARMNPSVIREILKVTERPGIISLAGGLPAPQTFPIEAFADAAAQVLGRDGAAALQYAASEGYAPLRQAVADSLPWEVHPDQVLITTGSQQALDLVAKVLIDEGSRVLVETPTYLGALQAFAPMQPRIEAVASDEDGIDADDLAAKVGSGADKARFLYVLPNFQNPTGRTMTEARRQQLVERAAQLGLPLLEDNPYGDLWFDQPPPAPLSARNPEGCIYMGSFSKVLAPGLRLGFVVAPAHIYPKLLQAKQAADLHTPSFNQRLVAEVLQHGFLERHVPTIRQLYQRQCQAMLAALEQHLAPLGVSWSRPAGGMFLWLRLPAGLDALELLPRAVQRGVAFVPGAAFYAEDADARTLRLSFVTASEEQIGTAIAALADAIRSGCA from the coding sequence ATGACGAACTGGACGCTGGCGCAGCGCGCCGCCCGGATGAACCCTTCCGTGATCCGCGAGATCCTGAAGGTGACCGAGCGGCCCGGCATCATCAGCCTGGCCGGCGGCCTGCCGGCGCCGCAGACCTTCCCCATCGAGGCCTTTGCCGATGCCGCTGCGCAGGTGCTGGGCCGCGATGGCGCGGCCGCCCTGCAATACGCCGCCAGCGAGGGCTACGCGCCGCTGCGCCAGGCGGTGGCCGACTCCCTGCCCTGGGAGGTGCATCCGGATCAGGTGCTGATCACCACCGGCAGCCAGCAGGCGCTGGATCTGGTGGCCAAGGTGCTGATCGACGAAGGCAGCCGGGTGCTGGTGGAGACGCCCACCTACCTGGGCGCGCTGCAGGCCTTCGCGCCCATGCAGCCGCGCATTGAGGCCGTGGCCAGCGATGAGGACGGCATCGATGCCGACGACCTGGCCGCCAAGGTGGGCAGCGGCGCAGACAAGGCACGTTTTCTGTACGTCCTGCCCAACTTCCAGAACCCCACGGGCCGCACCATGACCGAGGCGCGCCGCCAGCAACTGGTCGAGCGCGCCGCGCAGCTGGGCCTGCCCCTCCTGGAGGACAACCCCTATGGCGACCTGTGGTTCGACCAGCCGCCGCCGGCGCCGCTGTCGGCACGCAACCCCGAGGGCTGCATCTATATGGGCTCGTTTTCCAAGGTGCTGGCGCCGGGCCTGCGCCTGGGCTTCGTGGTGGCGCCGGCGCACATCTACCCCAAGCTCCTGCAGGCCAAGCAGGCAGCCGACCTGCACACGCCCAGCTTCAACCAGCGCCTGGTGGCCGAGGTGCTGCAACACGGCTTTCTGGAGCGCCATGTGCCCACCATCCGCCAGCTCTACCAGCGCCAGTGCCAGGCCATGCTGGCCGCGCTGGAGCAGCACCTGGCGCCGCTGGGCGTGAGCTGGAGCCGGCCAGCGGGCGGCATGTTCCTGTGGCTGCGCCTGCCCGCCGGCCTGGATGCGCTGGAGCTGCTGCCACGCGCCGTGCAGCGCGGCGTGGCCTTCGTGCCCGGCGCAGCCTTCTACGCCGAGGATGCCGACGCGCGCACGCTGCGCCTGTCGTTCGTCACCGCCAGCGAGGAGCAGATCGGCACGGCGATTGCCGCGCTGGCCGATGCCATCCGCAGCGGGTGCGCCTGA
- a CDS encoding DMT family transporter, with the protein MPGRQGLASPWAGASAQTRGLLLGLLGVAIFALTLPMTRLAVGTPEAPLMSGLFIAMGRAAVAGLLSALLLLAQHAPLPARADRWPLALTALGVVFGFPLLTSWAMRHVGAVHAAVIIGLLPLATAAAAALLHRQRPSGAFWACALLGSGLAVAYALLRSGQPGLALHPADLLLMAAVACAAVGYAWGGRLSQHMRADAVICWALVLALPITLPLALWSWPRAQLPASAWGGFAYVAVFSMWLGFFAWYRGLALGGTVRVSQVQLAQPFLSMVFAVPLLGESLDAASLGFGLAVLATVAVGRRMPVAR; encoded by the coding sequence ATGCCAGGCCGCCAGGGTCTGGCCAGCCCGTGGGCTGGCGCCAGCGCGCAGACCCGGGGCCTGCTGCTGGGCCTGTTGGGCGTGGCCATCTTCGCGCTCACGCTGCCCATGACGCGGCTGGCCGTGGGCACGCCCGAGGCGCCGCTGATGAGCGGCCTGTTCATCGCCATGGGCCGCGCCGCCGTGGCCGGGCTGCTGTCGGCGCTGCTGCTGCTGGCGCAGCACGCGCCGCTGCCCGCGCGCGCCGATCGCTGGCCGCTGGCGCTCACCGCGCTGGGCGTGGTCTTCGGCTTTCCGCTGCTGACCTCCTGGGCCATGCGCCATGTGGGCGCGGTACACGCGGCGGTCATCATCGGGCTGCTGCCGCTGGCCACGGCAGCGGCGGCAGCGCTGTTGCACCGCCAGCGGCCTTCGGGCGCTTTCTGGGCCTGCGCGCTGCTGGGCTCAGGCCTGGCGGTGGCCTACGCGCTGCTGCGCTCGGGCCAGCCGGGCCTGGCGCTGCACCCGGCCGATTTGCTGCTGATGGCCGCCGTGGCCTGCGCCGCCGTGGGCTACGCCTGGGGCGGGCGGCTGTCGCAGCACATGCGCGCCGACGCGGTGATCTGCTGGGCGCTGGTGCTGGCGCTGCCCATCACGCTGCCGCTGGCGCTGTGGTCGTGGCCGCGCGCGCAGCTGCCGGCCTCGGCCTGGGGCGGCTTTGCCTACGTCGCGGTGTTTTCCATGTGGCTGGGCTTTTTTGCCTGGTACCGGGGCCTGGCCCTGGGCGGCACGGTGCGCGTCAGCCAGGTGCAGCTGGCCCAGCCCTTCCTGAGCATGGTGTTTGCCGTGCCGCTGCTGGGCGAGTCGCTGGACGCGGCCAGCCTGGGCTTTGGCCTGGCCGTGCTGGCCACCGTGGCCGTGGGCCGGCGTATGCCCGTGGCACGCTGA
- a CDS encoding LysE family translocator has translation MPLVEFTALLVLATAMSFTPGPNTTLSTALAANRGLPAALRFVVAVPVGWSLLLLLCAGGLGAAVVAVPALRWAIKALGIGYLLWLAFKLAQSARLSEADASRLSVGFWQGVALQFVNIKAWLLALTIVAGWVIGHDDGATRLGIVLPVMLFFAFTSNLTYAAVGALLRHWLAHGQRLLWFNRAMAAILVATALWMVAA, from the coding sequence ATGCCCCTGGTTGAATTCACTGCCCTGCTGGTGCTGGCCACCGCCATGAGCTTCACGCCCGGCCCCAACACCACGCTGTCCACCGCCCTGGCGGCCAACCGGGGCCTGCCGGCGGCGCTGCGCTTCGTGGTCGCCGTGCCGGTGGGCTGGAGCTTGCTGCTGCTGCTGTGCGCCGGCGGCCTGGGCGCGGCGGTGGTGGCGGTGCCGGCGCTGCGCTGGGCCATCAAGGCGCTGGGCATTGGTTATCTGCTGTGGCTGGCGTTCAAGCTGGCGCAGTCGGCCCGGCTGTCCGAGGCCGACGCCAGCCGGCTGTCGGTGGGCTTTTGGCAGGGCGTGGCCCTGCAGTTCGTCAACATCAAGGCCTGGCTGCTGGCGCTGACCATCGTCGCCGGCTGGGTCATCGGGCACGACGATGGCGCCACGCGCCTGGGCATCGTGCTGCCGGTGATGCTGTTCTTCGCCTTCACCAGCAACCTAACCTATGCCGCCGTGGGCGCGCTGCTGCGCCACTGGCTGGCGCACGGCCAGCGCCTGCTGTGGTTCAACCGCGCCATGGCGGCCATCCTGGTGGCCACGGCGCTGTGGATGGTGGCGGCATGA
- a CDS encoding PLP-dependent aminotransferase family protein, which translates to MLTRSPDRTLADQLAERFAERIHARLLPAGARLPSVRECARQQGVSAHTVVTAYDKLLAQGLVLAQPQRGFYVRDLGQKTPSSLAGQALTAIKNDAAGNTLQSAVQAGRACGSRINATALIRGMFHHPSARPQPGAGVLPLAWLQEARFLPAAVRKVAASDALQEGSFSYGEPMGDAGLRQVLAQRLGDLQIPAAAEQIITTLGATQALDIISRALLRAGDPVLVEEPGWSVEFARLDALGMRVLPVPRGPDGPDLAVMARLCELHAPKLFVSVSVLHNPTGHSLSPASAHRILQLAQQHDFYIAEDDTYGHIAPAHATRLAALDGLQRTLYVSGFAKILAPNWRIGYLAAPAHLVERLLDTKLLSTLTTPALLEKALALCIAQGQLRRHGERIRQQLAQARARSVQLALEAGCRFAAEPAGMFGWVDTGVDTDALAQRMLDEGYLIAPGSLFHATREPRTLMRINFGTTQEPGFWHTWKKMVKNG; encoded by the coding sequence ATGCTGACCCGCAGCCCCGACCGCACCCTGGCCGACCAACTCGCCGAGCGCTTTGCCGAGCGCATCCACGCGCGCCTGCTGCCCGCCGGCGCCCGGCTGCCCTCGGTGCGCGAGTGCGCGCGCCAGCAGGGCGTGAGCGCCCATACGGTGGTCACCGCCTACGACAAGCTGCTGGCGCAGGGCCTGGTGCTGGCCCAGCCGCAGCGCGGCTTCTACGTCCGAGATTTAGGGCAAAAAACGCCTTCAAGCCTTGCAGGGCAAGCGCTGACAGCTATCAAAAATGATGCTGCCGGCAACACCTTGCAGAGCGCCGTGCAGGCCGGGCGCGCCTGCGGCTCGCGCATCAACGCCACGGCGCTGATCCGCGGCATGTTCCACCATCCCTCGGCGCGGCCACAGCCCGGTGCCGGCGTGCTGCCGCTGGCGTGGCTGCAGGAGGCGCGCTTTCTGCCGGCGGCGGTGCGCAAGGTGGCGGCCAGCGACGCGCTGCAGGAAGGCTCGTTCAGCTATGGCGAGCCCATGGGCGACGCCGGTCTGCGCCAGGTACTGGCGCAGCGCCTGGGCGACCTGCAAATCCCCGCCGCAGCCGAGCAAATCATCACCACCCTGGGCGCGACGCAGGCGCTGGACATCATCAGCCGCGCCCTGCTGCGTGCGGGCGATCCGGTGCTGGTGGAGGAACCCGGCTGGAGCGTGGAATTCGCCCGCCTGGACGCGCTGGGGATGCGCGTGCTGCCCGTGCCGCGCGGCCCCGATGGGCCAGACCTGGCCGTCATGGCGCGGCTGTGCGAATTGCACGCGCCCAAGCTGTTCGTGAGCGTGAGCGTGCTGCACAACCCCACCGGCCACAGCCTGTCGCCGGCCAGCGCGCACCGCATCCTGCAACTGGCGCAGCAGCACGACTTCTACATCGCCGAGGACGACACCTACGGCCACATCGCGCCGGCGCACGCCACGCGGCTGGCGGCGCTCGATGGTCTGCAGCGCACCCTGTACGTCAGCGGCTTTGCCAAGATCCTGGCGCCCAACTGGCGCATCGGCTACCTGGCCGCGCCGGCGCACCTGGTCGAGCGGCTGCTGGACACCAAGCTGCTGTCCACGCTGACCACGCCGGCGCTGCTGGAAAAGGCGCTGGCGCTGTGCATCGCACAAGGCCAGCTGCGCCGCCACGGCGAGCGCATCCGCCAGCAGCTGGCGCAGGCGCGCGCGCGCAGCGTGCAGCTGGCGCTGGAGGCGGGCTGCCGCTTCGCCGCCGAGCCAGCCGGCATGTTCGGCTGGGTGGACACCGGCGTGGACACCGACGCGCTGGCCCAGCGGATGCTGGATGAGGGCTATCTGATCGCCCCCGGCTCGCTGTTCCACGCCACGCGCGAGCCGCGCACGCTAATGCGCATCAACTTCGGCACGACGCAGGAGCCGGGCTTTTGGCACACCTGGAAAAAAATGGTCAAAAACGGCTGA